The proteins below are encoded in one region of Salvelinus fontinalis isolate EN_2023a chromosome 10, ASM2944872v1, whole genome shotgun sequence:
- the LOC129863756 gene encoding seizure 6-like protein yields MPPGHYRIGALSALLCLCVIWTGFAAETQGEVDSTPPPSSPSPSQAVGDTDIDSSRGRSSVVGLVPGAGMGATGDLLESFLAQKDRLLYQTGGVVLPSAQPQDLLPLLGRGLSVRGLSGGLSLDQQGLLKRIGSLVSQPHDSGPLLPSQPSQSDNNPIPSSQPGTHTSTHTPLGQRDEVTAIVMATMAADTPSPAVSGCMVNFSDPEGYIDSSDDPPLPGGTFLHCTYTITVYTGYGVELQVKSVNLSEGEQLSIRGVDEGGALLVLANHTLLVEGQVIRSPTNTISVYYRSLPEGGMGMFQLHYQIFRLSCALPRRPHFGEVSVLDLLPGGTARFHCHMGYHLQGAVALTCLNASMPVWSSKEPSCRALCGGSVKNATVGRVLSPSPRLGPDATQDRSCSWSMEAPTAQRLHLHLERLALGPTERLVLWSGLDAGSVVLFDSGRGGPIPFEGVISEGPAVRVQFITDQPNHNTGFNIRYEAFERGHCYEPYLQNGNFSTTDQVYGVGAVVQFSCDPGHSLEQGPPVIECINARDPYWNDTEPLCKALCGGDLSGPGGVILSPNWPEWYGEGEDCSWRIHVGEDKRVLLQVQLLNLSDSDMLTILDGDEVTTHILGQYVGGAGPFKIQSTTPDLTVTFHSDPAGLVFGKGEGFIINYMEVSRNDSCPDLPEIQNGWKTTSHTALVRGARITYQCDPGYDLVGRETLTCQLDLTWSTHPPFCEKIMYCSDPGHVEHSTRSLSDPKLLVGTTIQYSCYPGFIMQGGATLTCYGREPGTPVWTSKLPHCVSEESVSCENPGIPDNGYQILSKRLYLPSESLTFICYQGFELIGEVAIKCILGSPSLWSGPLPLCRANHDCFGNHALEVVEAAAGSGLDGGNMALAIFILVLLLSVLLGGAYVYITRCRYHSNLRLPLIYPHPYSQITVESEFDNPLYETGGDNREYEVSI; encoded by the exons GTGAAGTTGACTCcacacctccaccctcctccccctccccttctcaaGCCGTAGGGGACACAGACATAGACTCATCCCGAGGGAGAAGTTCCGTGGTTGGGTTAGTGCCCGGGGCGGGGATGGGTGCCACTGGTGATCTGCTCGAGTCATTCCTGGCCCAGAAGGATCgtctcctctaccagacaggggGGGTGGTCCTGCCCTCTGCTCAGCCCCAGGACCTGCTGCCTCTCCTGGGCAGAGGACTGAGCGTGAGGGGCCTGTCTGGAGGTCTCTCTCTGGATCAGCAGGGTCTGTTGAAGAGGATAGGATCCCTAGTCTCACAGCCCCACGACAGTGGACCCCTCCTCCCGTCACAGCCCTCCCAATCCGACAacaaccccatcccctcctcccagcccgggacacacacatccacacacacaccgctgggACAGCGAGATGAGGTCACCGCTATTGTCATGGCGACCATGGCTGCAGACACACCTTCACCAG CTGTGTCTGGCTGTATGGTGAATTTCTCCGACCCAGAGGGATACATAGACTCTTCTGACGACCCCCCTCTACCAGGTGGAACATTTCTACACTGTACATACACTATCACTGTGTACACAGGCTATGGAGTCGAGCTACAG gtGAAGAGTGTGAATCTGTCAGAGGGAGAGCAGCTGTCAATCAGAGGGGTGGATGAGGGTGGGGCCTTGCTAGTTCTGGCCAATCACACACTTCTGGTGGAGGGTCAGGTGATCCGCAGTCCGACCAATACCATCTCAGTATACTACCGCTCCTTGCCTGAGGGGGGCATGGGCATGTTCCAGCTGCACTACCAGA TATTCCGTCTGAGCTGTGCCCTGCCGAGGAGGCCTCATTTTGGGGAGGTGTCAGTGCTGGACCTGCTGCCAGGGGGCACTGCCCGCTTCCACTGCCATATGGGGTACCACCTGCAGGGGGCAGTGGCGCTCACCTGCCTCAATGCATCTATGCCTGTCTGGAGCAGCAAGGAGCCCAGCTGtagag caCTATGTGGGGGCTCAGTGAAGAATGCTACAGTAGGGAgggtcctgtctccctctccccgccTGGGGCCCGACGCCACCCAGGACCGTTCCTGCTCCTGGTCCATGGAGGCCCCCACAGCACAGAGACTACACCTGCACCTGGAGAGACTGGCCCTTGGACCCACcgaaag ACTTGTGTTATGGAGCGGTCTGGATGCTGGGTCTGTGGTGCTGTTTGACTCGGGGCGGGGTGGTCCAATACCGTTTGAAGGGGTGATCAGTGAGGGTCCAGCAGTCAGGGTACAGTTCATCACTGACCAACCTAACCACAATACAGGCTTCAACATCCGCTATGAGG cgtTTGAGCGTGGGCACTGTTATGAGCCCTACCTGCAGAATGGTAACTTCAGCACCACTGACCAGGTCTATGGGGTTGGAGCTGTGGTGCAGTTCAGCTGTGATCCTGGTCACTCCCTGGAGCAGGGGCCGCCCGTCATAGAGTGTATCAATGCCAGAGACCCCTACTGGAACGACACGGAACCACTCTGCAAAG CCCTGTGTGGGGGGGACCTGTCAGGTCCCGGGGGTGTTATCCTGTCTCCTAACTGGCCAGAGTggtatggagagggagaggactgcAGCTGGAGGATACATGTAGGGGAGGACAAGCGCGTGCTGCTCCAAGTACAGCT TCTAAACCTGAGTGACAGTGACATGTTGACCATCCTGGACGGTGATGAAGTCACCACCCATATCCTGGGCCAGTACGTGGGCGGAGCCGGGCCCTTCAAGATACAGTCCACGACCCCTGACCTCACCGTGACCTTCCACTCCGACCCCGCCGGCCTCGTCTTTGGCAAGGGAGAGGGCTTCATCATAAACTACATGG AGGTGTCCCGTAACGACTCGTGTCCGGACCTCCCAGAGATCCAGAATGGCTGGAAGACCACGTCCCATACTGCCCTGGTGCGGGGTGCTCGCATCACCTACCAGTGTGACCCAGGCTACGACCTGGTTGGACGAGAGACTCTGACCTGTCAGCTAGACCTCACCTGGAGCACACATCCCCCCTTCTGCGAGAAGA taATGTATTGTTCAGACCCGGGTcatgtggaacactctaccaggTCTCTGTCAGACCCTAAACTCCTGGTGGGGACCACCATCCAGTACAGCTGCTACCCCGGCTTCATCATGCAGGGCGGTGCCACACTCACCTGCTACGGACGAGAGCCTGGCACCCCTGTCTGGACGTCTAAACTACCCCACTGTGTCT CGGAGGAATCTGTTTCCTGTGAGAACCCTGGTATCCCTGACAACGGATACCAGATCCTGTCCAAGCGCCTCTACCTGCCCAGCGAGTCGCTCACCTTCATCTGTTACCAAGGCTTCGAGCTCATCGGCGAGGTCGCCATTAAGTGTATCCTGGGGAGCCCGTCATTATGGAGCGGACCACTGCCACTGTGCAGGG CCAACCATGACTGCTTTGGCAACCATGCTTTGGAAG tCGTTGAGGCAGCAGCCGGGTCAGGTCTGGACGGTGGCAACATGGCATTGGCCATCTTCATCCTTGTACTTCTGCTCTCCGTGCTGCTGGGAGGAGCCTACGTCTACATCACACG GTGTCGCTACCACTCCAACCTGCGGCTGCCGCTCATCTACCCACACCCCTACAGTCAGATCACCGTGGAGAGCGAGTTTGACAACCCACTCTacgagacaggaggg GACAACCGTGAATATGAGGTATCAATATGA